The Natrinema salifodinae genome includes a window with the following:
- a CDS encoding SDR family NAD(P)-dependent oxidoreductase, which produces MTRGAILVGASSGIGEALARRLAADGYEVGLAARRTERMRRIGAELPTKASVATMDVTDTADAREGFFELAAAMESVDLVVISAGVGELNRELAWEPTRRTADVNVRGFAAIATAAMRYFEATADRASKGERDGAGHLVGISSVAAHFGNGSAPAYNASKAFVTTYLEGLRNRQADRDADVTITTVEPGFVDTDLSMGGFWECSPETAAEQIARAIEKKRTHTYVTRRWRLVVWFLKAMPERLLRRLV; this is translated from the coding sequence ATGACACGGGGAGCGATACTCGTCGGCGCGTCGTCGGGCATCGGCGAGGCCCTGGCCCGTCGGCTCGCCGCCGACGGCTACGAGGTCGGCCTGGCGGCCAGGCGAACCGAGCGGATGCGACGGATCGGCGCGGAACTGCCGACCAAGGCCTCCGTCGCGACGATGGACGTCACGGACACCGCGGACGCCCGCGAGGGGTTTTTCGAACTCGCGGCGGCGATGGAGTCGGTCGATTTGGTCGTCATCAGCGCCGGCGTCGGGGAGCTGAACCGCGAGCTCGCGTGGGAACCGACGCGGCGGACGGCCGACGTCAACGTCCGCGGATTCGCCGCCATCGCGACGGCCGCGATGCGGTACTTCGAGGCGACGGCCGACCGCGCGAGCAAGGGCGAGCGCGACGGCGCCGGGCACCTCGTCGGTATCTCGTCGGTCGCGGCCCACTTCGGAAACGGCAGCGCTCCGGCGTACAACGCCTCGAAGGCCTTCGTCACGACCTACCTCGAGGGGCTGCGCAACCGCCAGGCGGACCGCGACGCGGACGTGACGATCACGACCGTCGAACCCGGGTTCGTCGACACCGACCTCTCGATGGGCGGATTCTGGGAGTGTTCGCCCGAGACGGCGGCCGAGCAGATCGCTCGCGCGATCGAAAAGAAGCGAACACACACGTACGTCACCAGGCGGTGGCGCCTGGTCGTCTGGTTCCTGAAGGCGATGCCCGAGCGGCTGCTTCGACGGCTGGTCTGA